A window of the Ostrea edulis chromosome 1, xbOstEdul1.1, whole genome shotgun sequence genome harbors these coding sequences:
- the LOC125653225 gene encoding uncharacterized protein LOC125653225 isoform X1, giving the protein MHGHEEIIELLVSTYKADANLRDYSGKKAKQYLRNTASTKAQRLFGNDINVIAMGELLLSRKLGSSMGSSRSLDDSFTRSASFRRSKQVKAISNLIQGSSSGVKAMFRTTWAGSADDLIRNRQSCSRSPSTTPPSSGKSSPNPQRRETFTSRSVDRELMPPPSAPIRKRRQAQSGSEGNLAADNIPRTISEPSLNNERKPKTYI; this is encoded by the exons ATGCACGGACATGAAGAGATCATTGAACTACTAGTCTCTACATACA AAGCGGATGCCAATCTCCGAGATTACAGTGGAAAGAAAGCTAAACAGTACTTAAGAAACACAGCCTCTACTAAAGCTCAAC GTTTATTTGGAAATGACATTAATGTAATAGCGATGGGAG AGTTGTTATTATCAAGGAAATTGGGATCATCTATGG GTTCCAGTCGATCTTTGGACGATTCTTTCACAAGAAGTGCATCCTTCAGAAGAAGCAAACAGGTGAAGGCTATCAGCAACCTTATTCAGGGTTCATCTTCTGGGGTGAAGGCCATGTTTAGGACAACATGGGCAGGTTCAGCAGATGATCTCATCCGTAACCGTCAGTCCTGTTCTCGCAGTCCCAGTACTACTCCACCCAGTAGTGGAAAATCCTCGCCAAATCCACAGCGGAGAGAGACC TTCACCAGTCGATCTGTAGACAGAGAGTTAATGCCACCCCCATCCGCTCCGATAAGAAAGAGACGTCAAGCACAATCAGGTAGTGAAGGAAACCTTGCTGCTGACAATATACCTAG AACAATATCGGAACCATCTCTAAACAATGAAAGAAAGCCTAAAACATACATATGA
- the LOC125653225 gene encoding uncharacterized protein LOC125653225 isoform X2 — MHGHEEIIELLVSTYKADANLRDYSGKKAKQYLRNTASTKAQQLLLSRKLGSSMGSSRSLDDSFTRSASFRRSKQVKAISNLIQGSSSGVKAMFRTTWAGSADDLIRNRQSCSRSPSTTPPSSGKSSPNPQRRETFTSRSVDRELMPPPSAPIRKRRQAQSGSEGNLAADNIPRTISEPSLNNERKPKTYI, encoded by the exons ATGCACGGACATGAAGAGATCATTGAACTACTAGTCTCTACATACA AAGCGGATGCCAATCTCCGAGATTACAGTGGAAAGAAAGCTAAACAGTACTTAAGAAACACAGCCTCTACTAAAGCTCAAC AGTTGTTATTATCAAGGAAATTGGGATCATCTATGG GTTCCAGTCGATCTTTGGACGATTCTTTCACAAGAAGTGCATCCTTCAGAAGAAGCAAACAGGTGAAGGCTATCAGCAACCTTATTCAGGGTTCATCTTCTGGGGTGAAGGCCATGTTTAGGACAACATGGGCAGGTTCAGCAGATGATCTCATCCGTAACCGTCAGTCCTGTTCTCGCAGTCCCAGTACTACTCCACCCAGTAGTGGAAAATCCTCGCCAAATCCACAGCGGAGAGAGACC TTCACCAGTCGATCTGTAGACAGAGAGTTAATGCCACCCCCATCCGCTCCGATAAGAAAGAGACGTCAAGCACAATCAGGTAGTGAAGGAAACCTTGCTGCTGACAATATACCTAG AACAATATCGGAACCATCTCTAAACAATGAAAGAAAGCCTAAAACATACATATGA
- the LOC125653097 gene encoding uncharacterized protein LOC125653097 — translation MFFELCVEHATCLFQMQQSVGVIFTPAEISYVPDYFLTRGLGRSSRWHPGLSIISCSSHREGGCVTSCRVSLSTLVNGAGKTPELPSYRAPPLWTPKVVRRRKVDRRSDWSLTENLCDGI, via the exons ATGTTCTTTGAACTCTGCGTTGAACATGCCACATGTCTTTTCCAGATGCAGCAGTCTGTAGGAGTCATTTTCACACCTGCCGAAATCAGTTATGTACCTGATTACTTCCTAACCAG GGGTCTTGGCCGAAGCAGTCGGTGGCACCCAGGCCTGAGCATCATTTCCTGCTCCTCGCACAGAGAGGGTGGAtgcgtcaccagttgtagggtTTCCCTGTCGACTCTCGTGAATGGTGCAG gaaaaacaccagaattgcctagctacagggcgccgccattgtggacacccaaagttgtgcggagaagaaaagttgacaggagatctgattggtcattaacagaaaatctttgtgatggaatttaa